In Pyrus communis chromosome 1, drPyrComm1.1, whole genome shotgun sequence, the following are encoded in one genomic region:
- the LOC137719678 gene encoding uncharacterized protein, giving the protein MESYSSSSSASYTATKGSISNSKQLPYHQSSLHSVRKSSSKPWKKPAVAPVPPTPPRIYKVDPINFRELVQSLTCAPEFMETRSLQSVAPSPIDIRVSSVPNHVPSSSPKISSPFSVMYKDLSDTLELSPMPLHKKVHDSTVDSSYLRLNLQSPSSHHWFSFPQLSPGTLSSIEQGAVL; this is encoded by the coding sequence ATGGAATCttattcctcttcctcttcagcCTCCTACACTGCCACGAAGGGTTCAATTTCAAACTCAAAGCAGCTTCCCTATCACCAGTCATCACTCCACTCGGTTCGAAAATCTTCGTcgaagccatggaagaagcctGCGGTTGCACCAGTCCCACCAACCCCACCAAGAATCTACAAAGTTGACCCCATTAACTTCAGGGAGCTTGTCCAGAGCCTCACATGCGCGCCGGAGTTTATGGAGACTCGGTCTCTCCAGAGCGTAGCGCCTTCTCCGATCGATATCCGTGTGTCTTCTGTACCAAATCATGTCCCTTCTTCTTCACCAAAAATTAGCTCACCATTTTCGGTTATGTACAAGGACTTGTCGGATACTTTGGAGCTGAGTCCGATGCCTCTCCATAAGAAGGTGCATGATAGCACGGTGGACTCGAGCTACCTGAGACTGAATTTGCAGTCCCCATCTTCCCATCATTGGTTTTCTTTCCCTCAGCTCAGCCCAGGGACTTTGTCCAGTATCGAACAAGGCGCAGTTCTTTAA
- the LOC137718306 gene encoding uncharacterized protein gives MGFIYELMDAAKEKIASNLNKVEKKYMPIWRKIDRRWDDQLHQPLHAAGYYLNPQFRYEDNFSDTDEVRNGLFACMDRMLGKGKEREEADVQLDLFTNKRGPFADSMAMQTRKKRTPTAWWERFGHKTPELTKFAIRVLSLTCSASGCERNWSTFSMIHTKRRNRLEHKRLNALAYVKYNLALQQRSKKRMEKYDPIVVEEIASDDEWITEIEDPVLPEDPTWLEDELLYNVEAVRNVPTPVYEGGSYIREPRESSPPPPPPPREPTPPPSPREPTQPRGPITYKRKRGNEESSSRTRRNVEYDSEDSFDEMMRYPTSSSRVGNEEDDVAFYLDEEDLDE, from the exons ATGGGTTTTATATATGAGTTGATGGATGCCGCAAAAGAGAAAATTGCAAGCAATCTTAACAAAGTGGAGAAAAAATATATGCCTATTTGGAGAAAGATAGATCGTAGATGGGACGATCAACTTCATCAACCACTACATGCGGCGGGCTATTACTTAAACCCACAATTTCGATATGAGGATAATTTCTCAGATACTGATGAAGTGCGAAATGGGTTGTTTGCTTGCATGGATAGGATGCTTGGGAAAGGGAAAGAACGTGAAGAGGCCGATGTTCAATTGGATTTATTTACTAATAAGCGTGGTCCATTTGCGGATTCTATGGCTATGCAAACTAGGAAAAAGCGAACACCAA cGGCTTGGTGGGAGCGCTTTGGGCATAAAACACCCGAGTTAACGAAATTTGCTATCCGAGTTCTAAGCCTTACTTGTAGTGCATCGGGATGTGAAAGGAATTGGAGCACATTTTCAATG ATTCATACAAAACGAAGGAATAGGCTTGAACACAAAAGGCTTAATGCTTTAGCCTATGTCAAGTACAATTTGGCTTTACAACAAAGAAGTAAGAAAAGGATGGAGAAGTATGATCCTATTGTTGTGGAAGAAATTGCCTCCGATGATGAATGGATAACAGAGATAGAAGATCCCGTTCTTCCCGAAGATCCTACATGGCTTGAGGATGAGTTATTGTATAATGTTGAGGCCGTAAGGAATGTGCCAACCCCAGTTTATGAAGGTGGCTCATACATTCGAGAGCCTAGAGagtcttctcctcctcctcctcctcctcctcgtgagcctactcctcctccttctcctcgtGAGCCTACTCAACCTCGGGGTCCTATTACATACAAAAGAAAACGGGGTAATGAAGAATCCTCAAGTAGAACTAGAAGAAATGTGGAATATGATTCGGAAGATTcttttgatgaaatgatgagatACCCGACAAGTTCAtctagagttggcaatgaagaggATGATGTTGCCTTTTATTTAGATGAAGAGGATTTAGATGAATGA